The following are encoded in a window of Heteronotia binoei isolate CCM8104 ecotype False Entrance Well chromosome 9, APGP_CSIRO_Hbin_v1, whole genome shotgun sequence genomic DNA:
- the FGB gene encoding fibrinogen beta chain isoform X1, with amino-acid sequence MMFIKSSIMKLLLFFLLSIVLDKSQCVLDYDDEESTAVPVTEGEGEGVDARGHRPVNKQREPVPTLRPAPPPPSGGLRYRARPTKAPVRGQAEKQIVYPDSGGCRHASEELGVLCPTGCELQTALVKQERTVKPAIADLDKKIRDLDRSSSTFYEFSNQLDQRLAKRQKQIKDNENIISEYNREVEQHYIFIKENLDSNIPSNLKIFRSIVDTLHQKLQNMESVVTFQLDSCQAPCTVSCNIPVVTGKECEDIIRKGGETSELYIIQPDPIFKPYRVYCDMTTENGGWTLIQNRQDGSVGFGRTWDSYKKGFGNIALSGGKNYCDTPGEYWLGNDRISQLTKTGPTEVLIEMEDWNGDKVKAHYERFSIQGEANKYQLSVSNYKGTAGNALMEGASQLQGVNRTMTVHNGMFFSTFDRDNDRWTTDSKKQCAKEDAGGWWYNRCHSANPNGRYYWNGVYTPDMTKHGTDDGVVWMNFKGSWQSLKKVSMKIRPFFQQQ; translated from the exons ATGATGTTCATCAAAAGCAGTATCATGAAACTACTGTTGTTCTTCCTACTTTCCATTGTTCTTGATAAATCACAGTGTGTTTTGGACTATGATGATGAG GAATCTACTGCTGTACCAGTG actgaaggtgaaggtgaaggAGTAGATGCACGAGGACACAGGCCAGTCAACAAACAACGGGAACCAGTTCCAACATTAaggccagctcctcctcctcctagcgGTGGCCTTAGATACCGAGCTCGTCCAACAAAAGCCCCTGTCCGGGGTCAAGCTGAAAAGCAGATAGTTTATCCTGACAGTGGAGGCTGCAGACATGCATCAGAGGAACTG ggagTGCTATGTCCAACTGGATGTGAGCTGCAAACTGCACTGGTAAAACAGGAAAGAACAGTGAAGCCAGCTATTGCAGATCTAGACAAGAAAATACGTGACCTAgacagaagctcttccactttcTATGAGTTCAGCAACCAATTGGATCAGCGGTTGGCAAAAAGACAGAAACAAATAAAAG ATAATGAGAATATAATTTCTGAATACAACAGGGAGGTAGAGCAGCATTACATTTTCATCAAAGAGAACTTGGACAGCAACATACCATCTAATCTGAAAATATTTCGTAGTATTGTGGACACTTTGCATCAGAAATTACAAAATATGGAAAGTGTTGTCACATTTCAGTTGGACAGTTGCCAAGCTCCTTGTACAGTTTCATGCAATATACCAGTTGTCACTGGCAAAG AGTGTGAAGACATAATTAGGAAAGGAGGTGAAACATCAGAGCTGTACATTATTCAACCTGATCCTATTTTCAAACCATACAGAGTTTACTGTGACATGACCACCGAAAATGGAG GCTGGACTCTTATTCAGAACCGCCAAGATGGCAGTGTTGGTTTTGGAAGAACATGGGATTCATACAAAAAAGGGTTTGGAAATATTGCATTGAGTGGTGGAAAGAACTATTGTGACACTCCAG GTGAATATTGGCTTGGAAATGACAGAATCAGCCAACTAACCAAAACAGGACCTACAGAAGTTTTAATTGAAATGGAAGATTGGAATGGTGATAAAGTCAAGGCACATTATGAACGATTCAGCATACAGGGAGAAGCAAACAAGTACCAGCTCTCTGTTAGTAACTATAAAGGCACAGCTGGAAATGCTCTTATGGAAGGAGCTTCACAGCTGCAAGGTGTGAACCGAACAATGACAGTCCACAATGGCATGTTTTTCAGCACTTTTGACAGAGACAATGATAGATg GACCACAGACTCCAAAAAACAGTGTGCTAAGGAAGATGCTGGTGGTTGGTGGTACAATCGCTGTCATTCAGCCAATCCAAATGGCAGATACTATTGGAACGGAGTGTATACACCAGATATGACAAAACATGGAACAGATGATGGAGTTGTATGGATGAATTTTAAAGGGTCCTGGCAATCCTTGAAGAAAGTGAGCATGAAGATCCGGCCTTTCTTCCAGCAACAATAA
- the FGB gene encoding fibrinogen beta chain isoform X2, with the protein MMFIKSSIMKLLLFFLLSIVLDKSQCVLDYDDETEGEGEGVDARGHRPVNKQREPVPTLRPAPPPPSGGLRYRARPTKAPVRGQAEKQIVYPDSGGCRHASEELGVLCPTGCELQTALVKQERTVKPAIADLDKKIRDLDRSSSTFYEFSNQLDQRLAKRQKQIKDNENIISEYNREVEQHYIFIKENLDSNIPSNLKIFRSIVDTLHQKLQNMESVVTFQLDSCQAPCTVSCNIPVVTGKECEDIIRKGGETSELYIIQPDPIFKPYRVYCDMTTENGGWTLIQNRQDGSVGFGRTWDSYKKGFGNIALSGGKNYCDTPGEYWLGNDRISQLTKTGPTEVLIEMEDWNGDKVKAHYERFSIQGEANKYQLSVSNYKGTAGNALMEGASQLQGVNRTMTVHNGMFFSTFDRDNDRWTTDSKKQCAKEDAGGWWYNRCHSANPNGRYYWNGVYTPDMTKHGTDDGVVWMNFKGSWQSLKKVSMKIRPFFQQQ; encoded by the exons ATGATGTTCATCAAAAGCAGTATCATGAAACTACTGTTGTTCTTCCTACTTTCCATTGTTCTTGATAAATCACAGTGTGTTTTGGACTATGATGATGAG actgaaggtgaaggtgaaggAGTAGATGCACGAGGACACAGGCCAGTCAACAAACAACGGGAACCAGTTCCAACATTAaggccagctcctcctcctcctagcgGTGGCCTTAGATACCGAGCTCGTCCAACAAAAGCCCCTGTCCGGGGTCAAGCTGAAAAGCAGATAGTTTATCCTGACAGTGGAGGCTGCAGACATGCATCAGAGGAACTG ggagTGCTATGTCCAACTGGATGTGAGCTGCAAACTGCACTGGTAAAACAGGAAAGAACAGTGAAGCCAGCTATTGCAGATCTAGACAAGAAAATACGTGACCTAgacagaagctcttccactttcTATGAGTTCAGCAACCAATTGGATCAGCGGTTGGCAAAAAGACAGAAACAAATAAAAG ATAATGAGAATATAATTTCTGAATACAACAGGGAGGTAGAGCAGCATTACATTTTCATCAAAGAGAACTTGGACAGCAACATACCATCTAATCTGAAAATATTTCGTAGTATTGTGGACACTTTGCATCAGAAATTACAAAATATGGAAAGTGTTGTCACATTTCAGTTGGACAGTTGCCAAGCTCCTTGTACAGTTTCATGCAATATACCAGTTGTCACTGGCAAAG AGTGTGAAGACATAATTAGGAAAGGAGGTGAAACATCAGAGCTGTACATTATTCAACCTGATCCTATTTTCAAACCATACAGAGTTTACTGTGACATGACCACCGAAAATGGAG GCTGGACTCTTATTCAGAACCGCCAAGATGGCAGTGTTGGTTTTGGAAGAACATGGGATTCATACAAAAAAGGGTTTGGAAATATTGCATTGAGTGGTGGAAAGAACTATTGTGACACTCCAG GTGAATATTGGCTTGGAAATGACAGAATCAGCCAACTAACCAAAACAGGACCTACAGAAGTTTTAATTGAAATGGAAGATTGGAATGGTGATAAAGTCAAGGCACATTATGAACGATTCAGCATACAGGGAGAAGCAAACAAGTACCAGCTCTCTGTTAGTAACTATAAAGGCACAGCTGGAAATGCTCTTATGGAAGGAGCTTCACAGCTGCAAGGTGTGAACCGAACAATGACAGTCCACAATGGCATGTTTTTCAGCACTTTTGACAGAGACAATGATAGATg GACCACAGACTCCAAAAAACAGTGTGCTAAGGAAGATGCTGGTGGTTGGTGGTACAATCGCTGTCATTCAGCCAATCCAAATGGCAGATACTATTGGAACGGAGTGTATACACCAGATATGACAAAACATGGAACAGATGATGGAGTTGTATGGATGAATTTTAAAGGGTCCTGGCAATCCTTGAAGAAAGTGAGCATGAAGATCCGGCCTTTCTTCCAGCAACAATAA